The following are from one region of the Candidatus Omnitrophota bacterium genome:
- a CDS encoding polyprenyl synthetase family protein, which produces MKITGYLKARRKLIDAALDSCLPAENEYPKEIHRAIRYSVFSGGKRVRPILTLASCEACGGNIKGAMAAACAVEMVHTYSLIHDDLPAMDDDDFRRGKPTCHKKFGEGIAVLAGDALLTYAFELLSEGKDPAVNNRIIKTLAGAAGSNGMIGGQVVDIQNQSDPDLPTLTYINAHKTGALIAASCMIGAISAKAPKKKLDALKRYGEYIGFTFQVVDDILDKEGFALALGVDGAKKEAARLIAKARRELEIFGRRAKPLGDLAGFILNRKK; this is translated from the coding sequence TTGAAGATCACCGGATACCTTAAGGCTCGGCGAAAACTGATAGATGCGGCGCTGGATTCCTGCCTCCCGGCCGAGAACGAATATCCCAAAGAGATCCACAGGGCGATAAGGTACTCCGTCTTTAGCGGGGGCAAGAGGGTAAGGCCCATACTTACGCTGGCCTCTTGCGAGGCGTGCGGCGGGAACATAAAAGGGGCCATGGCCGCAGCCTGCGCCGTGGAGATGGTCCATACCTATTCGTTGATACACGACGACCTCCCGGCGATGGATGATGATGATTTCAGGAGGGGAAAACCCACCTGCCACAAAAAATTCGGCGAGGGGATCGCGGTGTTGGCCGGCGACGCGCTTTTGACTTATGCTTTTGAACTTTTGAGCGAGGGGAAGGATCCGGCAGTAAATAACCGGATAATAAAGACGCTGGCCGGGGCGGCAGGCTCCAACGGCATGATCGGCGGACAGGTCGTGGATATCCAGAACCAGTCCGACCCCGACCTGCCAACGCTTACCTACATTAATGCCCACAAGACCGGAGCCCTGATCGCGGCCTCCTGCATGATAGGCGCGATATCCGCCAAGGCGCCGAAGAAGAAACTTGACGCCCTCAAGAGATACGGCGAATATATCGGCTTTACGTTCCAAGTTGTAGATGATATATTAGATAAGGAAGGTTTTGCCCTGGCGCTGGGCGTCGACGGCGCGAAAAAAGAAGCGGCGCGGCTTATCGCGAAGGCCCGCAGGGAACTGGAGATCTTCGGAAGAAGGGCCAAGCCGTTAGGCGACCTGGCCGGATTCATTTTAAACCGCAAGAAATAA
- the dxs gene encoding 1-deoxy-D-xylulose-5-phosphate synthase has translation MFKILNSINSPQDLKVLSREERDLLAKEIRELLVDTVSKTGGHLAPSLGAVEIAIALHYCLNTPYDKIVWDVGHQAYAHKILTGRRDKFKTIRQLGGLSGFPNINESEYDAFTVGHGSTSISSALGLAKARDISGESYKVAAVIGDGSLVGGMAFEALNHAGHANTNLLIILNDNEMSISPSVGALSKYLNKILMNPTYNKIHKDLEGLVKRVPWYGFRAYRAAKRLEESVKSLLIPGMLFEELGLRYIGPIDGNNLEELIKTIDSALRLDGPILIHALTKKGKGYVHAEKHPERFHGTAPFNVETGDLREAAPDSAVSFTEAFSDAIMDIAKDNPKVAAVTAAMSDGTGLDEFQKAYPDRFFDVGMAEQHAVTFAAGLAKGGLIPIVAIYSTFLQRSYDQIVHDVCLQNFHVVLCLDRAGIVGEDGPTHHGLFDIPYLRHIPNMTIMAPKDQSELKAMLKFAVDECKGPVAIRYPRGKVVSPPVLEKTSPVSYGKAEVMSKEGELAILAVGSMVWPAAAAAGLLFNEGIKSSLVNMRFIKPLDEELLKDLASRTNMFVVIEEGVLDGGFGSAVMEFFERERITGVFVKRIGFPGKFIEHGKKTELLKNYGLDAQGIANEIKKVCAKGKCAR, from the coding sequence ATGTTCAAAATCCTTAATTCCATAAATTCTCCGCAAGACCTCAAGGTCCTATCCAGGGAGGAGCGCGATCTCCTGGCTAAAGAGATCAGGGAGCTCCTGGTCGATACGGTCTCGAAGACCGGCGGCCACCTCGCCCCGAGCCTCGGCGCGGTAGAGATAGCGATCGCCCTCCACTATTGTTTAAATACACCATACGATAAGATAGTCTGGGACGTCGGCCATCAGGCCTATGCCCATAAGATACTTACCGGCAGGCGCGATAAATTCAAGACGATCCGCCAGCTGGGCGGGCTTAGCGGTTTTCCGAATATAAACGAAAGTGAATACGACGCCTTTACTGTCGGGCACGGTTCCACATCTATTTCGTCCGCGCTGGGATTGGCGAAGGCGCGGGATATATCGGGCGAGTCCTATAAGGTGGCGGCTGTCATAGGCGACGGTTCGCTGGTCGGCGGGATGGCGTTCGAGGCGCTAAACCATGCCGGGCACGCGAACACCAACTTGCTGATAATCTTAAACGACAACGAGATGTCCATCTCCCCGTCGGTCGGAGCGTTATCAAAATACCTTAACAAGATACTGATGAATCCGACATACAATAAGATCCACAAGGACCTCGAAGGGCTCGTCAAGAGGGTCCCCTGGTACGGCTTCAGGGCCTACCGGGCGGCTAAGAGGCTCGAAGAGAGCGTGAAGAGCCTGCTTATACCGGGAATGTTGTTCGAGGAGCTGGGATTGAGGTATATCGGCCCGATCGACGGGAACAACCTCGAGGAGCTGATAAAGACTATCGACAGCGCCTTAAGGCTGGATGGCCCGATATTGATACACGCTCTTACGAAAAAAGGGAAAGGGTATGTCCACGCGGAGAAACATCCCGAGAGATTCCATGGCACGGCGCCCTTTAATGTTGAAACGGGAGACCTGAGGGAAGCGGCGCCGGACTCAGCCGTCTCTTTCACCGAGGCTTTCTCCGACGCCATAATGGATATCGCGAAGGACAACCCGAAGGTGGCCGCTGTGACAGCCGCAATGTCGGACGGCACAGGGCTCGACGAATTCCAGAAGGCGTATCCCGACAGGTTTTTTGATGTCGGTATGGCCGAACAGCACGCGGTGACGTTCGCGGCCGGGCTGGCGAAGGGCGGGCTTATCCCGATCGTCGCCATATATTCCACCTTCCTCCAGAGGTCTTACGACCAGATAGTGCACGACGTATGCCTGCAGAATTTCCATGTGGTCCTTTGCCTCGACCGCGCGGGTATCGTCGGGGAGGACGGCCCGACGCACCATGGCCTTTTTGATATACCTTACCTCAGGCACATACCTAACATGACCATAATGGCGCCGAAAGACCAGTCCGAACTTAAGGCGATGCTCAAGTTCGCCGTGGACGAATGCAAGGGCCCTGTGGCGATAAGGTATCCCCGCGGAAAGGTCGTATCGCCTCCTGTCCTCGAAAAGACCTCGCCGGTCTCATACGGGAAGGCGGAGGTGATGTCGAAGGAGGGCGAGCTCGCGATACTTGCCGTCGGTTCCATGGTCTGGCCGGCCGCCGCCGCTGCGGGATTATTGTTTAATGAGGGGATAAAGAGTTCGCTGGTAAATATGAGGTTCATAAAGCCGCTCGACGAAGAATTGCTTAAGGACCTGGCATCGCGCACGAATATGTTCGTGGTCATCGAGGAGGGCGTCCTTGATGGCGGTTTCGGCAGCGCGGTGATGGAATTTTTTGAGCGCGAGAGGATCACCGGCGTATTCGTGAAGAGGATAGGGTTCCCCGGCAAGTTCATCGAACACGGGAAAAAAACGGAACTCCTCAAGAATTACGGATTAGACGCGCAAGGTATAGCGAACGAGATAAAAAAGGTATGCGCGAAGGGGAAGTGCGCTAGATAG
- the xseB gene encoding exodeoxyribonuclease VII small subunit, protein MTAEMKFEDALKKLEKAVSDLESGELSLDDSLKKYEEGVKLAQFCSKKLDTARRKVEILVKTSGGKLETKPFNEKALEE, encoded by the coding sequence ATGACCGCCGAGATGAAATTTGAGGATGCCCTGAAAAAACTGGAGAAGGCCGTATCCGACCTCGAGTCCGGCGAGTTGTCGCTGGATGATTCGCTCAAGAAATACGAGGAGGGCGTGAAGCTGGCGCAGTTCTGCTCAAAGAAACTGGATACAGCGCGAAGGAAAGTAGAGATACTCGTCAAGACGAGCGGCGGAAAGCTGGAAACGAAGCCGTTCAATGAAAAGGCGCTCGAGGAATAA
- a CDS encoding 4Fe-4S dicluster domain-containing protein — MAKITINRNACKGCELCSVNCPEKLIFMDESLNVRGVHPAKFRESDKCKGCKICAMMCPDICIEVFK, encoded by the coding sequence ATGGCAAAGATAACCATAAATAGGAATGCATGCAAAGGCTGCGAGCTCTGCTCGGTAAACTGCCCGGAGAAGCTCATCTTCATGGATGAATCGCTTAACGTCCGCGGCGTCCATCCCGCGAAATTCCGCGAGTCGGATAAGTGCAAGGGCTGCAAGATTTGCGCGATGATGTGTCCGGACATATGCATCGAGGTATTCAAATAA
- the xseA gene encoding exodeoxyribonuclease VII large subunit, producing MSPTAQSNAGRLVYSVTQITREIKVVLEDAFPQVWVEGEVSNFKLHSSGHMYFALKDPESVLNCAFFRGSNQGIKFQIKDGLKILCFGRVGFYNKSGQTQLYVERVEPKGVGELQLAFEQLKERLQKEGLFDEAHKRPVPMLPSKIGIVTSPTGAAIRDILHILKRRFNDIEVLIYPVKVQGEGAAEDISGAIKEMNRIKDIDVLILARGGGSLEDLWAFNEEAVARAIYASGIPVISAIGHEIDYTIADFVADLRAPTPSAAAELVIANKEDLSGKLDSLMRILRKYPIEAIERYGQEIDDLCRRMDSHAAHAIEMGTEKLNSLIGMLDALSPLAILKRGYSITLRMPEGRLLRGVKGVKAGDIIETKLAGGRMTSEVKEISKEETR from the coding sequence ATGTCCCCGACCGCGCAGAGCAACGCAGGCAGGCTTGTCTATTCGGTAACCCAGATCACGAGGGAGATAAAGGTCGTCCTCGAGGACGCGTTCCCGCAGGTCTGGGTGGAGGGCGAAGTGTCGAATTTCAAGCTCCATTCATCCGGCCATATGTATTTCGCGCTTAAAGACCCGGAGTCGGTCCTGAATTGCGCGTTCTTCAGGGGTTCGAACCAGGGCATAAAATTCCAGATAAAAGACGGCCTGAAGATCCTGTGTTTCGGCAGGGTCGGTTTCTATAATAAGTCGGGCCAGACGCAGCTCTATGTGGAAAGGGTCGAGCCGAAAGGGGTCGGCGAACTCCAACTCGCGTTCGAACAGCTGAAGGAGAGGCTCCAGAAGGAAGGGCTTTTCGACGAGGCGCACAAAAGACCGGTCCCGATGCTCCCTTCGAAGATCGGCATAGTCACGTCGCCGACAGGCGCCGCGATACGGGACATATTGCACATATTGAAGCGCCGTTTTAACGATATAGAGGTCCTGATCTATCCGGTCAAAGTGCAGGGGGAAGGCGCGGCCGAAGATATCTCCGGGGCGATAAAAGAGATGAACCGCATTAAAGATATCGACGTCCTGATACTCGCCAGGGGCGGCGGCAGCCTCGAGGACCTGTGGGCCTTTAACGAAGAGGCGGTCGCGCGGGCGATATACGCCTCCGGCATACCTGTCATATCGGCAATCGGGCACGAGATAGATTATACGATAGCGGATTTTGTAGCGGACCTCCGCGCGCCTACGCCCTCGGCGGCGGCGGAACTTGTCATAGCCAATAAAGAGGACCTGTCCGGTAAACTCGATTCACTGATGAGGATCCTGCGTAAATATCCTATCGAGGCGATAGAAAGATACGGCCAGGAGATAGACGACTTGTGCAGGAGGATGGACAGCCATGCCGCCCACGCCATCGAGATGGGGACCGAGAAATTAAATTCCCTGATCGGGATGCTCGACGCGCTCTCCCCGCTGGCGATATTGAAACGCGGATACAGCATAACGCTGAGGATGCCGGAGGGTAGGTTATTAAGGGGCGTGAAAGGCGTCAAAGCCGGTGATATAATAGAGACTAAGCTGGCCGGGGGCCGGATGACCAGCGAAGTGAAAGAGATCTCAAAGGAGGAGACCAGATGA